Genomic DNA from Candidozyma auris chromosome 1, complete sequence:
TGAAGTTTTCGTCGTTGCAAGCAAAGTTGCGGTGCCTGTTGGACACAATGTGTTCGTCAAAGCTGTCATACTTGACGCGGCAGTTCTCGCAATACCCAGGTTTCAACTCACGCTCACGTTCTCGCTCGCGAGAATCCGCTTTTTGCatgtgcttcttcaagaagatgcGCCTCTTGAGGTTGTTCAAATTCTTCGACACAACCTGGGACACCGTCGGTCCGAGACCATTGCCTTGATGAGCATGTTGTTGTGCTGCGCTATTGAGCACGGAGTCCATCGATATCGATTGTGCATTGGAGGCTCCATTGTATCCTGAGGCAACTACGTCGTAGAATCTTGAGTTTGATTGAGAAActgagttgttgaagggTTGCATGACCGATGAATTTCTTGTCAAAGCGGCGGGTGCCTTGAAGTCGAAATTTTCTTTACCTTCAGTATCTTCTTCGGGCTCTGACGATGCTTTTTTCTCCATCAGAATCGTATCGTTGTCATTGTCATCGACAGTACCCTCCCTGTCGTTGGTGGCGTCATCCTCTGCGATGCTATCAGTCGCTCCAGCAGAGTCCGTACTTGTGCTTGTTTCGGTGACAGCAGATGAATTTATGGAGAAGCTATCACGAGCGTGTCCAATAATGGCGTCAGTCACCTTCTTGAGGAGTTCTCTATATTCTTTCGTGGCTTCGAACTTTTGCAGCCGGCGCAATTTTTTCCTCTCCAGATTATCGGATGTGTCGGGAATGAAAGGACACTTGCCATCAAGGGTGTAGTAAAATGACGGATAGTTCTCACCAGACCATTCCCTTACGGCTATAGGACGTACCGCTTGCGATAAGTCATACACGTAGAAGAAATTCTTTTCTAAGTAGTGCAAGTCCTCTCTTTTAGCGTTAGGATCTTTGTCGGCAGACCCAaaaatcttttcttcctttaGAAGGTTTGACAAGTTTCCCGTACGCTCTTGTGATGCTGAGTCTGAAACACCGAGGTTCTTGAGAAACCTGAAAACCTTATCGTAATCCCACACCTTAATCTTGAGACTCACGGCATCGTGGAAGATGTCGTTGTTTGGATAAGCCTTGGAGCTATTGAACTGGCGTCTGCTGACGATGATGCTAACATCTCGGTCGT
This window encodes:
- the DBF4 gene encoding protein serine/threonine kinase activating protein DBF4, translating into MSQAKRVPLAEANQNVPSPASIKPRVKNVPVASNVAKVEREDDSVAIAKRTEVLAVGEKSASRDAEETTSVATEHSVKKSRKIEDSKAAGSGPASKSARLVGDELKSWQESWRKIMKESVVYFDTQGCDSNNLAQQQEQKRAQRALRSVGCEIVPFYDRDVSIIVSRRQFNSSKAYPNNDIFHDAVSLKIKVWDYDKVFRFLKNLGVSDSASQERTGNLSNLLKEEKIFGSADKDPNAKREDLHYLEKNFFYVYDLSQAVRPIAVREWSGENYPSFYYTLDGKCPFIPDTSDNSERKKLRRSQKFEATKEYRELLKKVTDAIIGHARDSFSINSSAVTETSTSTDSAGATDSIAEDDATNDREGTVDDNDNDTISMEKKASSEPEEDTEGKENFDFKAPAALTRNSSVMQPFNNSVSQSNSRFYDVVASGYNGASNAQSISMDSVLNSAAQQHAHQGNGLGPTVSQVVSKNLNNLKRRIFLKKHMQKADSRERERERELKPGYCENCRVKYDSFDEHIVSNRHRNFACNDENFKEIDDLIATLNESKFMGYVASNGDYNYE